A stretch of the Pedobacter sp. MC2016-14 genome encodes the following:
- a CDS encoding NUDIX domain-containing protein translates to MKEVLPQFNSTFSIDCVVFGFDGGELKILLIERNEEPFKDWWALPGNLVGENESLDQSASRILHELTGLGDIYMEQYYTFGDVDRHPQGRVVSIAYYALIRLGGDKELKPRSSYAKQAHWINIEELPKLGFDHQHIFDKGLEKIKRRIKHQPIAFELLPEKFTLTQLQNVYELIIGKKLDKRNFRKKMLSFGVLKDLDEKQKGVSFRAATLYRFDKRKYAKLFGKEITF, encoded by the coding sequence TTGAAAGAAGTTTTACCGCAGTTTAATTCTACCTTTTCTATTGATTGTGTTGTATTCGGTTTTGACGGAGGAGAATTAAAGATCCTTTTGATTGAAAGAAATGAGGAACCTTTTAAAGACTGGTGGGCTTTGCCTGGAAATCTGGTAGGGGAGAATGAAAGCCTTGACCAATCTGCTTCCAGAATTTTGCATGAGCTTACCGGGTTAGGTGATATTTATATGGAACAATATTATACTTTTGGCGATGTTGACCGACATCCGCAGGGTAGGGTAGTGAGTATTGCTTATTATGCCTTAATACGATTGGGAGGCGACAAAGAATTAAAGCCGCGTTCAAGTTATGCTAAACAGGCACATTGGATTAATATTGAAGAATTGCCTAAACTTGGGTTTGACCACCAGCATATCTTTGATAAAGGACTGGAAAAAATAAAAAGGCGGATTAAGCATCAGCCCATTGCTTTTGAATTGTTGCCAGAGAAGTTTACCTTAACACAACTTCAAAATGTTTATGAGTTGATTATCGGGAAAAAGCTTGATAAAAGAAACTTCAGAAAAAAGATGCTCAGTTTTGGGGTACTTAAAGATCTGGATGAGAAGCAGAAGGGCGTTTCCTTTAGAGCGGCTACCTTATACAGGTTTGATAAGAGGAAATACGCCAAATTATTTGGTAAAGAGATTACCTTTTAA
- a CDS encoding N-acetylglucosamine kinase has product MIVIADGGSTKTNWCLINEAGRKIHFNTEGYNPYFSSTAYIIDSLKLTLPDHLETDKLKAVYYYGAGCSTDENKKIVADAMQEIFPNAKVDIGHDLLASCRALLGDEAGFAAILGTGTNTCLYDGEDITLNIDSLGYFLGDEGSGCYIGKRILGDYMKGYMPKGLSERFFDTFGLTNDDIYDNIYNKPLPNRFCASFSKFLYEAKDDFEDYVFSTVEYAFTAFFENLVIHYPNYKTYKLNCIGSVGYNFRDILSLVADRYEMGVGKIIRSPIDDLVDYHIRTSKV; this is encoded by the coding sequence ATGATAGTAATTGCAGACGGTGGTTCAACTAAAACCAATTGGTGTTTAATTAATGAAGCTGGAAGAAAGATTCATTTTAACACAGAAGGATACAATCCGTATTTTTCATCTACAGCATACATCATTGACTCTTTAAAGCTTACGCTTCCTGATCATTTAGAGACAGACAAACTTAAAGCTGTTTATTATTATGGCGCTGGTTGTTCTACAGACGAGAATAAAAAAATTGTTGCAGATGCCATGCAGGAGATTTTCCCTAATGCAAAAGTTGACATTGGCCATGACTTACTTGCATCTTGCAGGGCTTTACTTGGTGACGAGGCAGGATTTGCAGCTATTTTAGGTACCGGTACCAACACCTGCTTATACGATGGTGAAGACATTACTTTAAACATAGACTCCTTGGGATACTTTCTGGGTGATGAAGGTAGCGGTTGTTATATCGGCAAACGCATCCTGGGCGATTACATGAAAGGTTACATGCCTAAAGGTTTAAGCGAACGTTTTTTTGATACTTTCGGTTTAACAAATGATGACATTTATGACAACATCTACAACAAACCTTTACCTAACCGTTTTTGTGCCAGCTTTAGTAAATTTCTTTACGAAGCCAAAGACGATTTCGAAGACTATGTATTTTCTACGGTAGAATATGCTTTCACCGCATTTTTTGAAAACCTGGTAATCCACTATCCAAACTACAAAACTTACAAACTGAACTGTATTGGCTCTGTTGGTTACAACTTTAGGGATATACTGAGCCTCGTAGCAGACCGTTATGAAATGGGTGTAGGAAAAATTATCCGCTCCCCAATAGATGACCTGGTTGATTACCACATCAGAACATCAAAAGTATAA
- the accC gene encoding acetyl-CoA carboxylase biotin carboxylase subunit yields MNKILVANRGEIALRIMRSAKEMGIKTVAVFSEADRSALHVRYADEAICIGPAPSNQSYLLGHNIITACKTTGADAIHPGYGFLSENAEFARMVKAAGLILIGPSAEAMEVMGNKLSAKAAALSYQIPMVPGTDQAITDVAEAKQRAAEVGFPILIKAAAGGGGKGMRVVNALEEFEEQMKLAISEAISSFGDGAVFIERYVSSPRHIEIQVLGDHHGNIVHLFERECSVQRRHQKVIEEAPSSVLTPEIRAEMGRCAVDVARSVKYTGAGTVEFILDEQLNFFFLEMNTRLQVEHPVTEMITGLDLVKEQIRIAKGEALGYRQEELAIKGHAIELRVYAEDPENNFLPDIGTLKTYKTPKGNGVRVDDGFEQGMEIPIYYDPMIAKLITYGKDRQEAISRMLRAIDEYDISGIQTTLNFGRFVLQHEAFASGNFDTHFVGKYFKPGSLLNNNEDEAFIAAVAAAMFTKNKKAVASANVAAATSNWTRNRKTFN; encoded by the coding sequence ATGAACAAAATACTAGTTGCAAACAGGGGGGAGATTGCACTTCGCATTATGCGCTCTGCTAAGGAGATGGGCATAAAAACAGTGGCTGTTTTTTCAGAGGCAGACCGCTCAGCTCTGCATGTCCGTTATGCAGATGAAGCCATCTGCATTGGTCCCGCTCCTTCAAATCAGTCATACTTACTGGGGCACAACATCATTACCGCTTGTAAAACTACAGGGGCCGATGCCATACATCCGGGTTATGGTTTTTTATCAGAAAATGCTGAGTTTGCGCGTATGGTAAAAGCTGCGGGTTTAATTTTAATTGGCCCCTCGGCAGAGGCTATGGAAGTTATGGGCAATAAGTTATCCGCCAAAGCTGCGGCTCTCAGTTATCAAATCCCTATGGTGCCCGGAACCGATCAGGCCATTACAGACGTGGCCGAAGCAAAGCAAAGGGCTGCGGAAGTAGGTTTTCCGATCCTCATCAAAGCTGCGGCAGGTGGTGGTGGAAAGGGAATGAGGGTGGTGAATGCACTAGAAGAGTTCGAAGAACAAATGAAATTGGCCATTAGTGAAGCTATATCTTCTTTTGGCGATGGTGCTGTTTTTATAGAAAGGTACGTATCTTCTCCAAGGCATATAGAAATTCAGGTATTAGGAGACCATCATGGCAACATTGTTCATTTATTTGAGCGGGAATGTTCGGTGCAGCGCCGGCATCAAAAGGTAATTGAAGAAGCACCATCTAGTGTTTTAACTCCTGAAATAAGGGCCGAAATGGGGCGCTGTGCAGTTGATGTAGCCCGTTCGGTAAAATATACAGGAGCGGGTACAGTAGAGTTTATACTTGACGAGCAACTGAATTTCTTTTTTTTGGAGATGAATACGCGTTTGCAGGTAGAGCATCCCGTTACAGAAATGATTACCGGGCTGGACCTGGTTAAGGAGCAGATCAGGATTGCTAAGGGGGAGGCCTTAGGCTATCGACAAGAAGAACTTGCTATAAAAGGACATGCTATTGAGTTAAGGGTGTATGCAGAAGATCCGGAGAACAATTTCCTTCCTGATATTGGAACTTTGAAGACTTACAAAACGCCGAAGGGAAATGGCGTGAGGGTGGATGATGGCTTTGAGCAGGGTATGGAAATCCCGATTTATTACGATCCGATGATTGCAAAGCTGATTACTTATGGAAAAGACAGGCAGGAAGCCATTTCCAGGATGCTAAGGGCTATTGATGAATATGACATTTCGGGCATACAAACCACGCTCAACTTTGGTAGGTTTGTGCTGCAGCATGAGGCCTTTGCATCAGGTAATTTTGATACGCATTTTGTGGGCAAATATTTTAAACCCGGCAGCTTGCTAAACAATAATGAAGACGAAGCCTTTATTGCGGCGGTAGCGGCTGCAATGTTTACTAAAAATAAAAAAGCAGTTGCTTCTGCCAATGTAGCTGCTGCAACAAGCAATTGGACAAGAAATAGAAAGACTTTTAATTAG
- a CDS encoding riboflavin synthase, with the protein MFTGIVETLGKVTSVVKEQDNIHYTISSAISHELKIDQSVAHNGVCLTVVKLDENSHTVTAIQETLQKTNLQDLKEGNVVNLERCMQMNGRLDGHIVQGHVDQTAVCVKKATLEGSWEYRFSYDKGLGNVTVEKGSVCVNGISLTVVNSQDNEFSVFIIPYTFENTNLQEVEEGDLVNLEFDIIGKYVARLLNKTA; encoded by the coding sequence ATGTTTACAGGAATTGTAGAAACCCTTGGTAAAGTTACCTCGGTAGTAAAAGAGCAGGATAATATCCATTATACCATTAGTTCTGCCATTAGTCATGAATTGAAAATAGACCAAAGCGTAGCGCACAACGGCGTTTGTTTAACGGTAGTGAAGTTAGATGAGAATAGCCATACGGTAACGGCTATCCAGGAGACGCTCCAAAAAACAAACCTTCAAGATTTAAAGGAAGGAAATGTGGTTAATCTGGAAAGATGTATGCAAATGAACGGACGGTTAGATGGGCATATTGTACAAGGACATGTAGATCAAACTGCGGTATGTGTGAAAAAAGCGACACTGGAAGGAAGTTGGGAATACCGCTTTAGTTACGATAAGGGTTTAGGAAATGTAACGGTTGAAAAGGGATCTGTATGTGTAAATGGTATCAGTTTAACCGTGGTAAACTCGCAGGACAATGAATTTTCCGTGTTTATTATACCGTATACTTTTGAAAACACTAATCTTCAGGAAGTTGAGGAGGGAGACCTGGTTAACCTGGAATTTGACATCATAGGGAAATACGTAGCCCGGTTGTTGAATAAAACGGCATAA
- a CDS encoding porin family protein: MKRILLSALFICFGAVAYSQVIPSFQFGIKGGTNLSKLSTDSPLASDNRSGYYAGFYARFGAAGIFVQPEMYLSGKNTNLKSASGQENKVKFTSLDVPVLLGTKFGAAGIGFRLNTGPVVSFILDNEQSLGDAAGSTFRGDFKDQAIAWQFGAGFDISRLGFDLRYEQGLSKIGKSGYDDTRLSLFTFGVAYKIF; encoded by the coding sequence ATGAAACGAATTCTATTATCTGCATTATTTATCTGTTTCGGAGCTGTAGCCTACAGCCAGGTTATTCCAAGCTTTCAGTTTGGTATTAAAGGAGGAACAAACTTATCTAAATTAAGTACAGACAGCCCTTTGGCTAGTGATAACCGCAGTGGTTATTATGCAGGTTTTTACGCACGTTTTGGTGCTGCTGGTATTTTTGTGCAACCAGAGATGTACCTGAGTGGTAAAAACACCAATTTAAAATCTGCTTCAGGCCAGGAAAACAAGGTTAAGTTTACAAGTTTAGACGTTCCTGTATTGTTGGGTACTAAATTTGGTGCAGCGGGGATCGGATTTCGTTTAAATACTGGTCCGGTAGTGTCTTTTATTCTGGATAATGAGCAATCTTTAGGTGATGCCGCAGGAAGCACCTTTAGAGGGGACTTTAAAGATCAGGCGATTGCATGGCAATTTGGTGCTGGATTTGATATCAGTAGATTAGGGTTTGATTTAAGGTATGAACAAGGCCTATCCAAGATCGGTAAGAGTGGATATGATGATACTAGATTAAGCTTGTTTACCTTTGGTGTAGCTTATAAGATATTTTAA
- a CDS encoding YihY/virulence factor BrkB family protein, producing MLTLRRSVHEIKRFAVHFRSAFKLFQKNDPLRLAGATAFFANFALPPILIILIRLFGFFTDRKALVNNLFERLGTMLDDSSTSQIRQTLRNIRAVDQNWYATIISFVFFLFVATTLFSVIKNSMDQIWSIGAKAHSSLSFKLKLRGRSMVIILLAGILFFVGLLTDSIQTFIAAYLSTAAPTFGKVVLTTLNQILFVAIVTVWFTVLFRFLTNGRPTWKVAIRGGILTGILFAFGKYILRIMLPLSNIGNIYGASGSIVLIMLFVFYSSFIFYFGACFVKVLSEARNTPIRPIKGAFNYELKEV from the coding sequence ATGTTAACATTAAGGAGATCAGTACATGAAATAAAACGGTTCGCAGTTCACTTTAGATCTGCCTTTAAGTTGTTTCAAAAGAATGATCCTCTCAGACTTGCCGGGGCAACGGCTTTTTTTGCAAATTTTGCCCTACCTCCAATCTTAATTATATTGATTCGTCTTTTTGGTTTTTTTACCGACAGAAAGGCCCTAGTCAACAATTTGTTTGAAAGATTGGGAACAATGCTTGACGATAGCAGCACCAGTCAAATCAGACAAACTTTAAGAAACATACGTGCAGTAGATCAGAACTGGTATGCCACCATCATCAGTTTTGTTTTTTTCCTTTTTGTAGCAACAACCTTATTTAGTGTAATCAAAAATTCTATGGACCAAATTTGGTCTATAGGGGCTAAGGCACATTCCTCCCTTTCCTTTAAGCTAAAACTACGGGGTCGCTCCATGGTCATTATCTTACTGGCGGGTATTCTATTTTTTGTTGGGCTGCTTACAGACAGTATACAGACCTTTATAGCTGCCTATTTAAGTACTGCGGCACCTACATTTGGAAAAGTAGTGTTAACGACTTTAAATCAAATATTATTTGTAGCAATTGTAACCGTTTGGTTCACCGTACTATTTCGGTTTTTAACCAACGGAAGACCAACCTGGAAAGTAGCAATCCGTGGTGGCATCTTAACAGGAATTCTATTTGCCTTTGGTAAATATATCCTTAGGATTATGCTGCCACTGAGTAATATTGGCAACATCTACGGCGCTTCGGGCTCCATAGTGCTTATTATGTTATTCGTTTTCTATTCTTCCTTTATCTTCTATTTTGGGGCTTGCTTTGTAAAAGTGCTAAGTGAAGCGCGCAATACACCCATTAGACCCATAAAGGGAGCTTTCAATTACGAACTAAAAGAAGTTTAG
- the hppD gene encoding 4-hydroxyphenylpyruvate dioxygenase, which translates to MSTLTFAEKISKAQDFLPINGTDYIEFYVGNAKQAAHYYKTAFGFQSIAYAGPETGIRDRSSYVLQQGKIRLVLTTALKSDHAISEHVKKHGDGVKVLALWVDDAYSAFEETTKRGAKPYLEPVTQRDENGEVKMSGIYTYGETIHMFIERKNYTGSFLPGYVDYKSDYNPTETGLLYIDHCVGNVGWNRMNETVQWYEDVMGFVNILSFDDKQINTEYSALMSKVMSNGNGFSKFPINEPAEGKKKSQIEEYLEYYEGEGVQHIAVATKDILTTVKELKSRGVEFLSAPPEAYYNMMPNRVGEIDEEIAQLKELGILVDCDEEGYLLQIFTKPVEDRPTLFFEIIQRKGAQSFGAGNFKALFESLEREQELRGNL; encoded by the coding sequence ATGTCAACATTAACATTTGCAGAGAAAATTTCAAAGGCACAGGATTTTCTCCCTATTAATGGAACCGATTACATAGAATTTTATGTAGGAAATGCCAAACAAGCTGCACATTATTACAAAACCGCATTTGGCTTTCAATCTATTGCTTATGCCGGACCGGAAACCGGTATACGCGACCGTTCATCTTATGTATTACAGCAGGGTAAAATCCGTTTGGTATTAACTACTGCATTAAAGTCTGACCATGCTATTTCTGAGCATGTTAAAAAACATGGTGATGGAGTAAAGGTATTGGCTTTGTGGGTTGATGATGCCTATAGTGCTTTTGAAGAAACGACAAAACGTGGCGCTAAACCTTATTTGGAACCAGTTACACAGCGTGATGAAAATGGCGAAGTAAAAATGTCTGGGATTTATACCTACGGCGAAACCATACACATGTTTATTGAGCGTAAAAACTATACTGGTTCTTTTTTACCGGGTTATGTAGATTATAAAAGTGACTATAACCCTACTGAAACCGGATTATTATACATAGATCATTGTGTAGGTAATGTGGGATGGAACCGTATGAACGAAACTGTTCAATGGTATGAAGATGTAATGGGTTTTGTAAATATCCTTTCATTTGACGATAAACAAATCAACACCGAATACTCTGCCCTGATGAGTAAAGTAATGAGTAATGGAAATGGTTTCTCCAAATTTCCAATTAATGAGCCGGCAGAAGGAAAGAAGAAATCGCAAATTGAAGAGTACCTGGAATATTATGAAGGTGAAGGTGTACAACATATCGCGGTAGCTACTAAAGACATTTTGACTACCGTAAAGGAATTAAAAAGTAGAGGTGTAGAGTTTTTAAGCGCTCCGCCAGAAGCCTATTATAACATGATGCCAAACCGGGTGGGCGAAATTGATGAAGAAATTGCGCAGCTGAAGGAACTTGGTATTTTGGTGGATTGCGATGAGGAGGGATACCTCTTGCAGATTTTCACAAAACCTGTTGAAGATCGCCCAACCTTATTCTTTGAAATCATTCAGCGTAAGGGTGCTCAATCTTTCGGAGCCGGTAACTTTAAAGCTTTGTTTGAATCTCTGGAGCGTGAGCAGGAACTAAGAGGCAACTTGTAA
- a CDS encoding homogentisate 1,2-dioxygenase: MPIYHTLGTIPAKRHTVFRKPDGQLYAEELVSTEGFSSLYSLVYHCHPPTIVKALGEPYSVEPKIAREKHLKHTSLIGFNIKPEDDYLQSRKPVLVNSDLHISLAAPKNSMTDYFYKNSQADEVIFIHQGSGTLKTGFGKIKFAYGDYLIIPRGTIYQLEFNDENNRLFIVESFSPIRTPKRYRNAFGQLEEHAPFCERDIKRPTDLETIDELGDFKVLIKKQGIMYPYTYGTHPFDFVGWDGFHYPWAFSIHDFEPITGRLHQPPPVHQTFEGHNFVICSFVPRKYDYHPLSIPAPYNHSNVDSDEVLYYVDGDFMSRKSVVKGQITLHPGGIPHGPHPGTVEKSIGKESTEELAVMIDPFRPLMLTEDALRIEDESYHKSWQA, encoded by the coding sequence ATGCCCATATATCATACTTTAGGAACGATTCCTGCAAAGCGACATACGGTTTTTCGTAAACCAGATGGCCAGCTCTACGCTGAAGAATTGGTATCCACAGAAGGATTTTCAAGTTTATACTCATTGGTATACCACTGTCATCCGCCAACTATTGTTAAAGCATTAGGAGAGCCTTACTCGGTAGAGCCCAAAATCGCCAGAGAAAAGCACCTTAAACATACCAGCCTAATTGGCTTTAACATTAAGCCCGAGGATGATTACCTGCAAAGCAGAAAACCTGTATTGGTAAACAGCGACCTTCACATTTCACTTGCCGCACCTAAAAACTCTATGACTGATTATTTTTATAAGAACAGTCAGGCTGATGAGGTGATTTTTATTCACCAGGGCAGCGGCACACTAAAAACGGGATTCGGGAAAATTAAATTTGCCTATGGCGATTACCTCATAATACCACGCGGCACCATTTACCAGCTGGAGTTTAACGACGAGAACAACAGGTTGTTTATTGTAGAGAGCTTTAGCCCCATCCGTACGCCTAAACGTTACCGCAATGCTTTTGGGCAATTGGAAGAGCATGCTCCTTTTTGTGAGCGTGATATTAAACGCCCTACAGACCTGGAAACCATTGATGAGCTTGGAGATTTTAAAGTACTGATTAAAAAACAAGGGATCATGTATCCATATACTTATGGTACACATCCTTTTGATTTTGTGGGTTGGGACGGTTTCCATTACCCCTGGGCTTTTTCTATCCATGATTTTGAACCAATTACAGGTCGTTTGCATCAGCCTCCCCCTGTTCACCAAACTTTTGAGGGCCACAATTTTGTAATATGCTCTTTTGTCCCGCGCAAATATGACTACCATCCATTATCTATTCCCGCTCCGTATAACCATAGCAATGTAGATAGTGACGAAGTGTTATATTATGTTGACGGGGATTTTATGAGTCGTAAAAGCGTAGTTAAAGGCCAGATTACTTTACATCCGGGCGGCATTCCACATGGTCCGCACCCGGGCACGGTAGAGAAATCTATAGGAAAGGAAAGCACGGAAGAGCTTGCGGTAATGATTGATCCTTTTCGCCCGCTGATGTTAACGGAAGATGCTTTACGCATAGAAGATGAAAGTTACCATAAAAGCTGGCAAGCGTAA
- a CDS encoding fumarylacetoacetate hydrolase family protein, translating into MKLVSYKTEETEHLGVFINGHIYNLNSCDKQLPDEMNAFLQGGEVLMERAKKVDEQIKSEQINPKEEAFYELLAPVPHPSSCRDGYAFRQHVAAARRNRKVEMIAEFDQYPIFYFTNHNAIMGPGDIECMPDHFQKLDFELEVAIVIGKKGRNITAAEADQYIAGYMIMNDMSARTLQMEEMLLNLGPAKGKDFSTVIGPWLVTPDELETYKVPAKANHTGNTYNLEMTCIVNGIEVSKGNMADMDWTFAEIVERCAYGADILPGDVIGSGTVGTGCFLELNGTGLLNDPNYKVQWLQDGDIVEMKITGLGILNNIIKKADTDFSILALKK; encoded by the coding sequence ATGAAATTAGTATCGTATAAAACAGAAGAAACAGAACACCTGGGTGTTTTTATAAACGGACATATTTACAACTTAAATTCTTGCGACAAGCAATTGCCAGATGAGATGAATGCTTTTTTACAAGGCGGCGAAGTTTTAATGGAACGTGCTAAAAAGGTAGATGAACAGATTAAATCCGAACAAATTAACCCCAAAGAAGAAGCTTTTTATGAGTTGCTGGCACCAGTGCCACACCCTTCTTCCTGCAGAGACGGTTATGCTTTCCGTCAGCATGTTGCTGCGGCACGCAGAAACCGTAAAGTAGAAATGATTGCAGAATTTGACCAATATCCCATTTTTTATTTTACCAACCACAATGCCATTATGGGGCCTGGTGATATTGAATGCATGCCAGATCATTTCCAAAAGCTGGATTTTGAGCTGGAAGTAGCCATTGTTATTGGTAAAAAAGGCCGTAACATCACTGCGGCAGAGGCAGATCAATACATTGCTGGTTATATGATCATGAATGATATGAGTGCCCGCACATTGCAAATGGAAGAAATGCTGCTCAATTTAGGCCCTGCAAAAGGAAAAGATTTTTCTACTGTTATCGGTCCATGGCTGGTAACCCCAGATGAACTGGAAACCTATAAAGTGCCTGCGAAAGCTAATCACACGGGCAATACCTATAACCTTGAAATGACTTGCATTGTAAATGGAATAGAAGTTTCAAAAGGTAATATGGCCGATATGGACTGGACCTTTGCAGAAATTGTAGAACGTTGCGCCTATGGGGCAGATATTTTACCTGGCGATGTTATTGGCTCTGGCACCGTTGGCACAGGCTGTTTCCTGGAGTTAAATGGTACAGGATTGTTAAATGATCCAAACTATAAAGTTCAGTGGTTGCAGGATGGCGATATTGTAGAAATGAAAATTACCGGTCTTGGCATCCTTAACAATATCATTAAAAAAGCCGATACAGATTTTTCTATCCTGGCGCTTAAAAAATAA
- a CDS encoding flavin reductase family protein — MLTVETSELSPAQLQNYLQYAIAPRPICFASTIDEAGNVNLSPFSFFNLFSTNPALCIFSPARRVRDNTVKHTLENVLQVKECVINMVDYAMVQQTSLASTDYAKGVNEFEKAGFTMLPSVLVKPPRVAEAPVQMECSIQEVISLGEGPGAGNLVLAEIKLIHIKEEILDAEGKIDQAKIDLVARLGGDWYCRVTPESLFKVAKPLTTLGIGVDALPKGLRNSMVLTGNDLGMLGNVEQLPGADEIDAIRNHALVKEIMDATIGDAVNRQRELHELAKEMLRKGNTADAIKVVLLD; from the coding sequence ATGCTAACCGTAGAAACATCAGAACTTAGCCCGGCGCAATTGCAAAATTACCTGCAATATGCCATTGCGCCAAGGCCTATCTGCTTTGCCAGTACTATAGATGAGGCGGGGAATGTAAACCTGAGTCCTTTTAGTTTTTTTAACCTTTTTAGCACCAATCCAGCCTTGTGCATTTTTTCTCCTGCCCGCAGGGTAAGAGACAATACCGTTAAGCATACGCTGGAAAATGTGCTCCAGGTAAAAGAGTGTGTGATCAACATGGTAGATTATGCCATGGTGCAGCAAACTAGTCTGGCCAGTACAGATTATGCAAAGGGTGTAAATGAATTTGAAAAGGCCGGTTTTACCATGTTGCCGTCAGTACTGGTTAAACCGCCAAGAGTAGCAGAAGCTCCTGTGCAAATGGAATGCAGTATTCAGGAAGTCATCAGTTTAGGAGAGGGGCCAGGTGCTGGTAACCTGGTTTTGGCCGAAATTAAACTGATCCATATTAAAGAAGAAATTCTGGACGCTGAAGGTAAAATTGATCAGGCTAAAATTGACCTCGTAGCCAGGTTAGGGGGAGATTGGTATTGCAGGGTAACCCCAGAAAGCTTGTTTAAAGTAGCAAAACCACTCACAACATTAGGTATTGGCGTAGATGCCCTGCCTAAAGGCCTGAGAAATTCTATGGTGCTTACGGGCAATGACCTGGGCATGCTAGGCAATGTAGAACAGTTGCCCGGTGCAGATGAAATTGATGCTATTCGGAACCATGCTTTGGTTAAAGAAATAATGGATGCCACCATTGGTGATGCCGTAAACCGTCAGCGGGAGTTGCATGAACTGGCAAAAGAAATGCTGCGCAAGGGCAATACCGCCGATGCGATTAAAGTTGTGCTATTAGATTAA
- a CDS encoding C40 family peptidase, translating into MMRKPLIIMTFLLFGITQAKSQSTGKAVELPVQEQTETQQSLPRQYSDQIMGFAKKLIGIPYRYATSNPNVGFDCSGFVSYVFKNFGFKVPRSSSEFVTAGTPVKLENAKVGDVLIFTGSNPKIRRIGHVGIIYSIDGDEIQFIHASSGKANGVTITTLNTYYKSRFIKAVSII; encoded by the coding sequence ATGATGAGAAAACCCTTAATTATCATGACTTTCCTGTTGTTTGGTATTACCCAGGCAAAATCACAATCTACAGGAAAAGCAGTTGAGTTGCCGGTACAAGAGCAAACAGAAACGCAGCAATCTCTACCCAGGCAATATTCAGATCAGATCATGGGCTTTGCTAAAAAGCTAATCGGCATCCCCTACAGGTACGCAACCAGTAATCCGAATGTAGGTTTTGATTGTTCTGGCTTTGTAAGTTATGTTTTTAAGAATTTTGGATTCAAAGTTCCACGTTCATCAAGTGAATTTGTAACCGCAGGAACACCCGTAAAACTGGAAAACGCGAAGGTTGGAGATGTATTGATATTTACAGGGAGCAACCCTAAAATCCGTAGAATTGGCCATGTGGGCATCATCTACTCTATAGATGGTGATGAAATCCAGTTTATCCATGCAAGTTCCGGAAAAGCAAACGGGGTAACCATTACCACACTCAATACATATTATAAAAGCCGCTTTATTAAAGCCGTAAGCATCATTTAA
- a CDS encoding DUF4142 domain-containing protein, with amino-acid sequence MKNQIIALLIGGACALQACHNSDKKDNSSTLAGDSVLDTTSNTAQSMGGETTQEDTDFIKKAAIGGMMEVEAGNLALQKTKSPVVKDFAQMMVTDHTKANLELKEVAKSKGLELPSTFPAEEQKHMDMMKTLAGDAFDRHYVQMMVTDHNKTVDLFNAGQKSENQDVKIFASKTLPVIQAHYQAAVKLDSIMQKKKMNNGDDILNISTGKEKKNQ; translated from the coding sequence ATGAAAAATCAAATTATTGCATTATTAATTGGAGGCGCATGTGCTTTACAGGCCTGCCACAATTCTGATAAAAAGGACAATTCCAGCACTCTGGCTGGAGATTCAGTATTAGACACCACCTCAAATACTGCACAAAGTATGGGTGGCGAAACTACTCAAGAGGATACAGATTTTATCAAAAAGGCGGCTATTGGCGGAATGATGGAAGTTGAAGCCGGTAACCTGGCACTTCAAAAAACCAAAAGTCCGGTGGTAAAAGATTTCGCACAAATGATGGTCACTGATCATACCAAAGCAAATTTGGAACTTAAGGAAGTTGCCAAAAGCAAAGGTCTGGAGCTACCATCCACTTTTCCGGCAGAAGAGCAAAAGCATATGGATATGATGAAAACTTTGGCTGGGGATGCATTTGACAGGCACTATGTGCAAATGATGGTTACTGATCATAATAAAACAGTAGACTTATTTAATGCCGGCCAAAAATCCGAAAACCAGGATGTTAAAATCTTTGCCTCAAAAACCCTTCCCGTAATACAGGCTCATTATCAGGCTGCAGTTAAGCTGGATTCTATTATGCAAAAAAAGAAAATGAACAATGGGGATGATATATTAAACATCAGTACAGGCAAAGAAAAGAAGAACCAATAA